One region of Paucibacter aquatile genomic DNA includes:
- a CDS encoding glycoside hydrolase family 19 protein gives MNRPFGLLSGLTGRHPGVIVWTARAVSALLLAAAAPAWAVNCSTLPVWAASTAYTAGKQVQEAGKAYSANWWTQGQAPASNSGSWGVWKPLGACDGGGGGTGGNKAPVASFNSVVDRLTVSFDGSGSSDADGTVASWRWDFGDGTSGTGAKISHAYAKTGTYPVTLTVTDDKGATGSKALSVSLVSVVKDPVTGKYILRQADVQANEARLTGTPLFASVKASVATRDNAVVTAVKPGAASNPENVKRVERILPASQWEFLFPLRHPSYTYTGLLQAVAKFSGVCSSYSDGRDADAICRKTLATMFAHFTQETGAHDRNNAIPEWRQALYFVRESGCSESSYGCPYNNECLPSTWQGQVWPCGKDAQGRYKQYFGRGAKQLSYSFNYGPFSDAMFGDVKVLLNNPEQVADTWLNLASAVFFFVYPASPKPSMLHVVDGSWKPNATDTAQGIKPGFGATTNVINGGIECGQITEKPQSVNRIAYYRQHAASLGVPIAANEELGCATQKPFVVGGAGALDIYWDQDWAYYPDMPEGKAFACKLVGYQTAHFALKAGDYQRCVEKYFDVVIKP, from the coding sequence ATGAATCGACCGTTCGGCCTACTGTCAGGCCTTACAGGTCGTCATCCCGGCGTCATCGTCTGGACGGCTCGGGCCGTGTCGGCCCTGCTGCTGGCTGCGGCCGCACCGGCCTGGGCGGTCAACTGCAGCACGCTGCCGGTCTGGGCCGCAAGCACGGCCTACACCGCGGGCAAGCAGGTGCAGGAGGCCGGCAAGGCCTATTCAGCCAACTGGTGGACGCAAGGCCAGGCGCCGGCCAGCAACTCGGGCAGCTGGGGTGTGTGGAAGCCACTCGGCGCTTGTGACGGCGGTGGTGGTGGCACGGGCGGCAACAAGGCGCCGGTGGCCAGCTTCAACTCGGTGGTGGATCGCCTGACCGTCAGTTTCGACGGCAGCGGCTCCAGCGATGCCGATGGCACGGTGGCCAGCTGGCGCTGGGACTTTGGCGATGGCACCAGCGGCACGGGCGCCAAGATCAGCCATGCCTACGCCAAGACTGGCACCTATCCGGTCACGCTGACGGTCACCGATGACAAGGGCGCCACCGGCAGCAAGGCCTTGAGTGTGAGCCTGGTTTCCGTGGTCAAGGACCCGGTGACCGGCAAATACATCTTGCGTCAGGCCGATGTGCAGGCCAATGAAGCGCGCCTGACCGGCACCCCGCTGTTTGCCTCGGTCAAGGCCTCGGTGGCGACTCGGGACAACGCGGTGGTCACGGCGGTCAAACCCGGTGCGGCCAGTAACCCCGAGAACGTCAAGCGCGTTGAGCGCATCCTGCCGGCCAGCCAGTGGGAGTTCCTCTTCCCCCTGCGCCACCCGAGCTACACCTACACCGGCCTGTTGCAGGCCGTGGCCAAGTTCTCGGGCGTGTGCAGCAGCTACAGCGATGGCCGGGATGCCGACGCCATCTGCCGCAAGACCCTGGCCACCATGTTTGCCCACTTCACCCAGGAGACCGGCGCGCATGACCGCAACAACGCCATCCCGGAGTGGCGCCAGGCCCTGTACTTCGTGCGCGAGTCGGGCTGCAGCGAGAGCAGCTACGGCTGCCCCTACAACAACGAATGCCTGCCCAGCACCTGGCAGGGTCAGGTCTGGCCTTGCGGCAAGGATGCGCAAGGCCGCTACAAGCAGTATTTCGGCCGCGGTGCCAAGCAGCTGTCCTACAGCTTCAACTACGGGCCCTTCTCCGACGCCATGTTCGGTGATGTGAAGGTGCTGCTGAACAACCCCGAGCAGGTGGCCGACACCTGGTTGAACCTGGCCTCGGCGGTGTTCTTCTTCGTCTACCCCGCCTCGCCCAAGCCCAGCATGCTGCATGTGGTGGACGGCAGCTGGAAGCCCAATGCGACCGACACGGCCCAAGGTATCAAGCCCGGCTTCGGTGCCACCACCAATGTGATCAACGGCGGCATCGAATGCGGTCAGATCACCGAGAAGCCGCAGTCGGTCAACCGCATCGCCTACTACCGGCAGCATGCCGCCTCGCTCGGCGTGCCCATCGCGGCCAATGAGGAACTGGGCTGCGCGACCCAGAAACCCTTTGTAGTCGGCGGCGCCGGCGCTCTGGACATCTACTGGGACCAGGACTGGGCCTACTACCCCGATATGCCCGAGGGCAAGGCCTTTGCCTGCAAGCTGGTCGGCTACCAGACCGCCCACTTCGCCCTCAAGGCAGGCGACTACCAGCGCTGCGTCGAGAAGTACTTCGATGTGGTGATCAAGCCATGA
- a CDS encoding DUF2145 domain-containing protein — MAYLHRAWGVAAMALGLSASGGACHADVLRYCAGNQAMSVAQQDRLLRFSAVVKQQLEASGHALALVARAGLDLQRFGLRYSHAGISLRDSPNTPWSVRQLYFSCEEGRPRLFDQGLAGFLLGSLTPDLSVISLLLLPPEAERAVLAWVGDEGRALQLLAPRYSANAYAFGLDYQNCNQWLVELLATSWGGLQPAFDAVPGRYEPSLRAQAQAWLQAQDYQPTRIDLGWRPLLWATALTPWLHRDDHPAEDLAALRMRVSMPESIEQFVRQRWPEARRIELCLRGQDLVLRQGWQALPADCAPSAADQEFSLGG, encoded by the coding sequence ATGGCCTACCTGCACCGCGCGTGGGGCGTGGCTGCGATGGCCTTGGGTTTGAGCGCATCGGGTGGCGCCTGCCATGCCGATGTGCTGCGCTACTGCGCCGGCAACCAGGCCATGAGCGTGGCGCAGCAGGACCGCCTGCTGCGCTTCAGTGCAGTGGTCAAGCAGCAGTTGGAGGCCTCGGGGCATGCCCTGGCCCTGGTGGCTCGCGCCGGGCTGGATTTGCAGCGCTTCGGGCTGCGCTATTCGCACGCCGGCATCAGCCTGCGGGACAGTCCCAACACCCCCTGGTCGGTGCGGCAGCTGTATTTCTCCTGCGAGGAAGGGCGGCCCCGCCTGTTCGATCAAGGCCTGGCCGGTTTTCTGCTCGGTTCGCTGACGCCGGATCTCAGCGTCATCTCCTTGCTCTTGCTGCCTCCCGAGGCAGAGCGGGCCGTGCTGGCCTGGGTCGGCGATGAAGGCCGGGCGCTGCAGCTGCTGGCGCCGCGCTACAGCGCCAATGCTTACGCTTTCGGCCTCGACTACCAGAACTGCAATCAATGGCTGGTGGAATTGCTGGCCACCAGCTGGGGCGGGCTGCAGCCCGCGTTTGACGCCGTACCTGGGCGTTATGAGCCGAGCTTGCGCGCGCAGGCGCAGGCTTGGCTGCAGGCGCAGGACTATCAACCGACGCGCATCGATCTGGGCTGGCGGCCCTTGCTCTGGGCCACGGCCTTGACCCCCTGGTTGCATCGCGACGACCACCCGGCTGAAGACCTGGCAGCGCTGCGCATGCGGGTCAGCATGCCCGAATCCATCGAACAGTTCGTGCGCCAGCGCTGGCCCGAAGCGCGCCGCATCGAACTCTGTCTGCGCGGTCAGGACTTGGTGTTGCGCCAGGGCTGGCAAGCCCTGCCGGCGGATTGCGCGCCTTCGGCGGCAGACCAAGAGTTCAGCCTGGGCGGCTGA
- the fabG gene encoding 3-oxoacyl-ACP reductase FabG gives MKLKNKVCLITGAAQGIGLATALRFAQEGAIVICGDIKPEAVDAAAAQCRALGAESLGLVLNVTDRAQVDAVVAELLARYGRIDVLVNNAGITRDARLQKMSLEQFDAVIDVNLRGVFHCAQAVADTMVAQGAGVILNASSVVGLYGNFGQTNYAAAKFGVIGFTKTWSRELGPKGVRVNAVAPGFIETPILATIPEKVITEMQAHVPLKRLGKPEEIASVYAFLASEDASYINGAVIEVSGGMTV, from the coding sequence ATGAAGCTGAAAAACAAGGTTTGTCTCATCACCGGCGCCGCCCAAGGCATCGGCCTGGCCACCGCCCTGCGCTTTGCCCAGGAGGGCGCCATCGTCATCTGTGGCGACATCAAGCCCGAAGCGGTGGATGCCGCCGCGGCGCAATGCCGCGCGCTCGGCGCCGAGAGCCTGGGCCTCGTGCTCAATGTCACCGACCGCGCCCAGGTGGATGCGGTGGTGGCCGAGCTGCTGGCGCGTTACGGCCGCATCGATGTGCTGGTCAACAACGCCGGCATCACCCGCGATGCGCGGCTGCAGAAGATGAGCCTGGAGCAGTTCGATGCCGTCATCGACGTCAACCTGCGCGGCGTCTTCCACTGCGCCCAGGCCGTGGCCGACACCATGGTGGCGCAGGGCGCCGGCGTCATCCTGAACGCCAGCTCGGTGGTCGGCCTCTACGGCAATTTCGGCCAGACCAATTACGCGGCGGCCAAGTTCGGCGTGATCGGCTTCACCAAGACCTGGTCGCGCGAGCTGGGGCCCAAGGGCGTGCGCGTCAATGCGGTGGCGCCGGGCTTCATCGAAACGCCGATCCTGGCCACCATCCCCGAGAAGGTGATCACCGAGATGCAAGCCCATGTGCCGCTCAAGCGCCTGGGCAAGCCCGAAGAGATCGCCAGCGTCTACGCCTTTCTGGCCAGCGAGGACGCCAGCTACATCAACGGCGCCGTGATCGAGGTGTCCGGCGGCATGACGGTCTGA
- a CDS encoding ABC transporter ATP-binding protein produces the protein MSQPVVMEMRAVHKTYRLGEHIVPALQGVDLQLREGELLALTGPSGSGKSTILNLCGLIDAADRGEILLQGRPVDARDETGATLLRRDAIGFIFQNFNLVPVMSVAENVDYPLFLAGLPWAERQQRVREALQSVGLLEHAAHRPDALSGGQRQRVAIARALVKRPRLVIADEPTASLDSGTADQVLSLMRELAHRQGAAFLIATHDSRLTCRCDRVIALLDGRISPHETSLPLGAAA, from the coding sequence ATGAGCCAGCCCGTGGTCATGGAGATGCGGGCGGTGCACAAGACCTACCGCCTGGGCGAACACATCGTGCCCGCTCTGCAAGGAGTGGACCTGCAGCTGCGCGAGGGCGAGTTGCTGGCCCTGACCGGCCCTTCGGGCAGCGGCAAGTCCACCATCCTCAATCTGTGCGGCCTGATCGATGCCGCCGATCGGGGCGAGATTCTGCTGCAAGGCCGGCCGGTCGACGCCCGCGATGAAACCGGCGCCACCCTGCTGCGCCGCGATGCCATCGGCTTCATCTTCCAGAACTTCAATCTGGTGCCAGTGATGAGCGTGGCCGAGAACGTGGACTATCCCCTGTTCCTGGCCGGCCTGCCCTGGGCCGAACGGCAGCAGCGGGTGCGCGAGGCACTGCAATCGGTCGGCCTGCTGGAGCACGCCGCACATCGGCCCGATGCCCTGTCCGGCGGTCAGCGCCAGCGCGTGGCCATCGCCCGCGCCCTGGTGAAGCGGCCCCGCCTGGTGATTGCCGACGAGCCGACCGCCAGCCTGGACTCCGGCACCGCCGATCAGGTGCTCAGCCTGATGCGCGAGCTGGCGCATCGGCAGGGCGCCGCCTTCTTGATCGCTACCCACGACAGCCGCCTGACCTGCCGCTGCGACCGGGTGATCGCCCTGCTCGACGGCCGCATCAGCCCCCACGAAACCAGCCTGCCTCTCGGAGCCGCCGCATGA
- a CDS encoding ABC transporter permease encodes MNHFPWLKFAWQNARRNRRRSWVTVSIAALGTAAILLASGFALSTYQGLAQMAARSSGHLILAKPDQFHKDEDTPLQHGLDQADELRARLLADPEVRQVLPRVDFSGLISNGDKSTVMMAVGIDPDSEFAIKGPFLKIKAGEALLSSPQASAEVMLGEGLARSLKAEPGSSLTLLSSTADGALNALDVRVRGVFSTGIPDMDKRLVYTDVLTAQKLLNKARISSLGVFLRSMEAVPGAQARVAAQFPELEVQNWETQAFFYRSVRDLYDRIFGALGLIIFLIVIFVVTNAMAMAIIERTREIGTLRALGTLPRQLLRSLALEGMVLGGGGAALGALLALGASVLLYLFPVQMPPPPGRSDGYPLSIAIDPGVYAATLLAMLLLVMLASALVARKTVHQPVVQALAHT; translated from the coding sequence ATGAACCACTTTCCCTGGCTGAAATTTGCCTGGCAGAACGCGCGGCGCAACCGCCGCCGCTCCTGGGTGACGGTGTCCATCGCCGCCCTGGGCACCGCCGCCATCCTGCTGGCCAGCGGCTTCGCCCTGTCAACCTACCAGGGTCTGGCCCAGATGGCGGCCCGCAGCAGCGGCCACCTGATCCTGGCCAAGCCCGATCAGTTCCACAAAGACGAAGACACCCCGCTGCAGCACGGCCTGGACCAGGCCGATGAGCTGCGCGCCCGGCTGCTGGCCGACCCCGAGGTGCGCCAGGTGCTGCCGCGCGTGGACTTCAGCGGCCTGATCAGCAATGGCGACAAGTCGACGGTGATGATGGCCGTGGGCATCGACCCCGACAGCGAGTTCGCCATCAAAGGCCCCTTCCTGAAGATCAAGGCCGGCGAGGCCCTACTCAGCAGCCCCCAGGCCAGCGCCGAGGTGATGCTGGGCGAAGGCCTGGCGCGCAGCCTCAAGGCCGAGCCCGGCAGCAGCCTGACCCTGCTCTCCAGCACCGCCGACGGCGCCCTCAACGCCCTCGATGTGCGGGTGCGCGGCGTGTTCTCCACCGGCATCCCGGACATGGACAAGCGCCTGGTCTACACCGATGTCCTGACGGCACAGAAGCTGCTGAACAAGGCGCGCATCAGCAGCCTGGGCGTGTTCCTGCGCAGCATGGAGGCCGTGCCGGGCGCGCAGGCGCGGGTGGCCGCCCAGTTCCCCGAGCTGGAGGTGCAGAACTGGGAGACCCAGGCCTTTTTCTACCGCAGCGTGCGCGATCTCTACGACCGCATCTTCGGCGCCCTGGGCCTGATCATCTTCCTGATCGTCATCTTCGTAGTCACCAATGCCATGGCCATGGCCATCATCGAACGCACCCGCGAGATCGGCACCCTGCGCGCCCTCGGAACCTTGCCCCGGCAGCTGCTGCGCAGCCTGGCACTGGAGGGCATGGTGCTCGGCGGCGGCGGCGCGGCCCTGGGTGCGCTGCTGGCCCTGGGCGCTAGCGTGCTGCTCTACCTCTTTCCGGTGCAGATGCCGCCGCCGCCGGGACGCTCGGACGGCTATCCGCTGAGCATTGCCATCGACCCTGGCGTCTACGCCGCCACCCTCCTAGCCATGCTGCTGCTGGTGATGCTGGCCTCGGCCCTGGTGGCGCGCAAGACCGTGCATCAACCCGTGGTCCAGGCCCTGGCCCACACCTGA
- a CDS encoding outer membrane lipoprotein-sorting protein, whose translation MKNATLAPILGLAALLLAGTSAAQDVPSLLKTADQFRSGGANSAEKLQVETLVTQHAADGSVEKERRYTVFVQSKRQSLVLMQSPAEKGQKVLMLGDDFWLLMPGSQRPMRITPMQKLLGDASTGDIATLSWAEDYSGQLIGEARCGERPCLHLSLQALRSSVSYQRIELWLDKARHEPIKADLYVQSDKLAKQARFLMDAGHKQVNEMVLQDQLSHKKETRIRYLSRTPRTVPETWLNPMFLARNPSLE comes from the coding sequence ATGAAGAACGCCACCCTTGCGCCCATTCTTGGCCTGGCTGCCCTGCTGCTGGCCGGCACATCGGCCGCCCAGGATGTGCCCAGCCTGCTCAAGACCGCCGATCAGTTCCGCAGCGGCGGCGCCAACAGCGCCGAGAAGCTGCAGGTCGAGACCCTGGTCACCCAGCATGCCGCCGATGGCAGCGTCGAGAAAGAGCGCCGCTACACCGTCTTTGTGCAGAGCAAGCGCCAGTCTCTGGTGCTGATGCAAAGCCCGGCCGAGAAAGGCCAGAAGGTGCTGATGCTGGGCGATGATTTCTGGCTGCTGATGCCCGGCAGCCAGCGCCCGATGCGCATCACCCCGATGCAAAAGCTGCTCGGCGATGCCTCGACCGGCGACATCGCCACCCTGTCCTGGGCCGAGGACTACAGCGGCCAGCTGATCGGCGAGGCGCGCTGCGGCGAGCGCCCCTGCCTGCACCTGAGCCTGCAGGCCCTGCGCAGCAGCGTCAGCTACCAGCGCATCGAGCTGTGGCTGGACAAGGCCCGCCACGAGCCGATCAAGGCCGACTTGTACGTGCAATCGGACAAGCTGGCCAAGCAGGCCCGCTTCCTCATGGACGCTGGCCACAAACAAGTCAACGAGATGGTGCTGCAGGACCAGCTCAGCCACAAAAAGGAAACCCGCATCCGCTATCTCTCGCGCACACCGCGCACCGTGCCGGAGACCTGGCTCAACCCCATGTTCCTGGCGCGCAATCCCAGCCTGGAATGA
- a CDS encoding MFS transporter, giving the protein MSESHGGQFALLAQRRFAPFFWTQFLGAANDNLFKFAFTVLLTYQLQLSWLKPAQAGLVIGALFILPFVLFSATSGQLADKHDKTRLIQFIKSLEIAIMALAAWGFYATNVPALLSCVFLLGLHSTLFGPVKYAYLPQQLNERELTGGNGMVEMGTFVAILLGNVAGGVLIARPEVGAHQVAFACLGLAVLGRLTAQAIPACPSTDPGLAINWNPVSETWRNLKLAGEQLAVFRSLLGISWMWFFGAVFLANFPAFAKEVLHGNEQVASLLLVVFSVGIGVGSLLCELFSRRHVEIGLVPVGAIGMSVFAIDLYFASRGLPAPAAALSLGDFLAQAAHWRVLADLCLLALFAGLYSVPMYALIQLRAQPTHRARIIAANNILNALFMIASSLLAGALLGAGFSIPELFLAVGLANAVVAFYIFMLVPEYLLRFVAFVASRLVYRFRVRGDEHIPARGPALLVCNHVSFIDAVLLMAASPRPIRFLMDHRIFRIPVLGWLFRLAKAIPVAPQKEDPATYERAFELAREVLDEGELLCIFPEGGITRDGTLQPFKGGLMKILEGREQVPVVPLALQNLWGSFFSRVEQGQAMVRPFRRGLFSRVGLLAGAPLAAPAVSPELLRERVGGLLRS; this is encoded by the coding sequence ATGTCGGAATCCCATGGTGGTCAGTTCGCGCTCTTGGCGCAGCGCCGCTTCGCCCCGTTTTTCTGGACCCAGTTCCTGGGCGCGGCGAACGACAACCTGTTCAAGTTCGCCTTCACCGTGCTGCTGACCTACCAGCTGCAGCTGAGCTGGTTGAAGCCGGCCCAGGCCGGGCTGGTGATCGGCGCCTTGTTCATCCTGCCTTTTGTGCTGTTCTCGGCCACCAGCGGCCAGCTGGCCGACAAGCATGACAAGACGCGGCTGATCCAGTTCATCAAGAGCCTGGAGATCGCCATCATGGCGCTGGCGGCCTGGGGCTTTTACGCGACCAATGTGCCGGCCCTGCTGAGCTGCGTCTTCCTGCTGGGCCTGCATTCGACCCTGTTCGGCCCGGTCAAGTACGCCTATCTGCCGCAGCAGCTGAACGAGCGCGAGCTGACCGGCGGCAATGGCATGGTGGAGATGGGTACCTTTGTGGCCATCCTGCTGGGCAATGTGGCCGGTGGCGTGTTGATCGCCCGGCCCGAGGTGGGCGCGCATCAGGTGGCCTTCGCCTGCCTGGGCCTGGCGGTGCTGGGCCGGCTGACGGCGCAAGCCATTCCAGCTTGCCCGTCGACCGACCCCGGCCTGGCGATCAACTGGAACCCGGTCAGCGAGACCTGGCGCAACCTCAAGCTGGCTGGTGAGCAGCTGGCGGTGTTCCGCTCGCTGCTGGGCATTTCCTGGATGTGGTTCTTCGGCGCCGTCTTTCTGGCCAACTTCCCGGCCTTTGCCAAGGAAGTGCTGCACGGCAATGAGCAGGTGGCTTCGCTGCTGCTGGTGGTGTTCTCGGTCGGCATCGGTGTGGGCTCGCTGCTGTGCGAGCTGTTCTCGCGCCGCCATGTCGAGATCGGCCTGGTGCCGGTGGGCGCCATCGGCATGAGCGTGTTTGCCATCGACCTGTACTTCGCCTCGCGCGGCCTGCCGGCGCCTGCGGCGGCTTTGAGCCTCGGTGACTTTCTGGCCCAGGCCGCGCATTGGCGCGTGCTGGCCGACCTGTGCCTGCTGGCGCTGTTCGCCGGCCTATACAGCGTGCCCATGTACGCGCTGATCCAGCTGCGCGCGCAGCCCACCCACCGCGCCCGCATCATCGCGGCCAACAACATCCTCAACGCGCTGTTCATGATCGCCAGCTCGCTGCTGGCTGGTGCCTTGCTCGGCGCGGGCTTCAGCATTCCCGAGCTCTTCCTGGCGGTGGGCCTGGCCAATGCGGTGGTGGCGTTTTACATCTTCATGCTGGTGCCCGAGTACCTGCTGCGCTTTGTGGCTTTCGTCGCCTCGCGCCTGGTCTACCGCTTCCGCGTGCGCGGCGACGAGCACATTCCGGCGCGCGGCCCGGCCCTGCTGGTCTGCAACCATGTCTCCTTCATCGACGCCGTGCTGCTGATGGCAGCCAGCCCGCGGCCGATCCGCTTTCTGATGGACCACCGCATCTTCCGCATTCCGGTGCTGGGCTGGTTGTTCCGTCTGGCCAAGGCGATTCCGGTGGCGCCGCAAAAGGAAGACCCCGCCACCTACGAGCGTGCCTTTGAGCTGGCGCGCGAGGTGCTGGATGAGGGCGAGTTGCTTTGCATCTTCCCCGAGGGCGGCATTACCCGCGACGGCACGCTCCAGCCCTTCAAGGGCGGGCTGATGAAGATCCTGGAAGGGCGCGAGCAGGTGCCGGTGGTGCCACTGGCGCTGCAGAACCTCTGGGGCTCGTTTTTCTCACGCGTGGAGCAGGGCCAGGCCATGGTGCGGCCCTTCCGGCGGGGGCTGTTCAGCCGCGTTGGCCTGCTGGCCGGGGCGCCGCTGGCTGCACCGGCAGTCAGCCCGGAGCTCTTGCGGGAGCGGGTGGGCGGCTTGCTGCGCAGCTGA
- a CDS encoding DUF2145 domain-containing protein, whose amino-acid sequence MKRCVWVLLLLTAGWAQAGRPCEDKPLTVQQIERGMNLAEATARQLEASGAQVVLLARAGQDLSKYGVQWSHLGFAYRDSQGDAQAAQPVWRVLHKLNHCGSARADLFRQGLGEFFLDRPHRYEAAFARLSPALQSALMPLLRDKARVATLHEPRYSMVSYAWGSKYQQSNQWVLETLALASQGAESRAQAQAWLRERDYQPGLLRLSTATRLGARVSMANVEFDDHPSAQRFAGRIETITADSVFAWLPRAGAGDAVELVKP is encoded by the coding sequence ATGAAGCGCTGCGTTTGGGTTCTGCTGTTGCTGACGGCGGGCTGGGCTCAGGCCGGGCGGCCTTGTGAGGACAAGCCGCTCACCGTGCAGCAGATCGAGCGCGGCATGAATTTGGCCGAAGCCACGGCTCGGCAGTTGGAGGCCAGCGGCGCTCAGGTCGTGTTGCTGGCTCGCGCGGGGCAAGACCTGAGTAAATACGGTGTGCAGTGGTCCCACCTGGGCTTTGCCTACCGCGACAGCCAGGGTGATGCGCAGGCTGCGCAGCCGGTCTGGCGCGTGCTGCACAAGCTCAACCACTGTGGCAGCGCCCGCGCCGATCTGTTTCGTCAGGGCCTGGGTGAGTTCTTTTTGGACCGGCCGCATCGCTACGAGGCTGCTTTTGCTCGGTTGAGCCCGGCGCTTCAGTCGGCGCTGATGCCGCTGCTGCGCGACAAGGCACGCGTGGCCACTCTGCACGAGCCGCGCTACAGCATGGTGTCTTACGCCTGGGGCAGCAAGTACCAGCAAAGCAATCAATGGGTGCTGGAGACCCTGGCCTTGGCGAGCCAGGGTGCAGAGAGCCGCGCCCAGGCCCAGGCCTGGTTGCGCGAGCGGGACTACCAGCCCGGCCTGCTGCGCCTGTCCACGGCCACGCGCCTGGGCGCACGGGTGAGCATGGCCAATGTCGAGTTCGATGACCATCCGAGCGCCCAACGTTTTGCAGGACGAATTGAAACAATCACAGCCGATTCGGTGTTCGCCTGGCTGCCCCGCGCGGGAGCTGGCGATGCGGTTGAGCTGGTCAAACCATGA
- a CDS encoding amidohydrolase family protein, whose amino-acid sequence MHHDADFQTTRRRHLQCCGAAAVAGLFSSLVRPAQAGYLRNPCRGALPEALRQHPALQQLWQDIDARQLWDVHCHLLGTGDAGSGCRIHPAMHQWWHPGESLRRRVIMDGACVPADAPSVDRAYLQRLRALTEDFPEGARWMLYAFDEAHDEQGRAQADWTTFHVPDAYARSVAQAGPQRFAWVASIHPYREDGLTRLDAAIAGGAVALKWLPSSMNIDLRDRHLRPFYERMAAARLPLIVHCGEEKAVPGAGRDELGNPLLLRQPLSQGVRVIAAHCASLGDALDLDQPRPRLRPAFDLFARLMDEPAWSGLLLGDVSALFQFNRRPEVWRSVLSRPDWHGRLLHGSDYPLPGVGPLYRLGSLVRAGLLDEAQQPFLEQLREHNPLLFDLLLKKSVRWRGQGLRTEVFHSRRHFEHGG is encoded by the coding sequence ATGCACCACGATGCTGACTTTCAAACCACGCGGCGCCGCCACCTGCAATGCTGCGGCGCCGCCGCCGTGGCCGGCCTGTTCAGCAGCCTGGTGCGCCCGGCCCAGGCCGGCTATCTGCGCAACCCCTGCCGTGGCGCCTTGCCCGAGGCCCTGCGCCAGCATCCGGCCCTGCAGCAGCTCTGGCAAGACATCGACGCCCGCCAGCTCTGGGACGTGCATTGCCATCTGCTCGGCACCGGCGACGCCGGCAGCGGCTGCCGCATCCACCCGGCCATGCACCAGTGGTGGCACCCGGGCGAGAGCCTGCGCCGGCGCGTCATCATGGACGGCGCTTGCGTGCCGGCCGATGCGCCCAGCGTGGACCGCGCTTATCTGCAGCGCCTGCGTGCGCTGACCGAGGATTTCCCCGAGGGCGCCCGCTGGATGCTCTATGCCTTTGACGAAGCCCACGACGAGCAGGGCCGGGCCCAAGCCGACTGGACCACCTTCCATGTGCCCGATGCTTATGCCCGCAGCGTGGCGCAGGCCGGCCCGCAGCGCTTCGCCTGGGTGGCCTCCATCCACCCTTACCGCGAGGATGGGCTGACCCGCCTGGATGCGGCCATCGCCGGCGGCGCCGTGGCGCTGAAATGGCTGCCCAGCAGCATGAACATCGATCTGCGCGACCGCCACCTGCGCCCCTTTTACGAACGCATGGCTGCCGCCCGCCTGCCGCTGATCGTGCACTGCGGCGAAGAGAAAGCCGTGCCCGGCGCCGGCCGTGATGAACTGGGCAACCCGCTGCTGCTGCGCCAGCCTTTGTCGCAAGGCGTGCGCGTGATTGCGGCCCATTGCGCCTCACTCGGCGACGCGCTGGACCTAGACCAGCCCCGGCCGCGCCTGCGCCCGGCATTTGATCTCTTCGCCCGCCTGATGGACGAGCCGGCCTGGAGCGGCCTGCTGCTCGGCGATGTCTCGGCCCTGTTCCAGTTCAACCGCCGGCCCGAGGTCTGGCGCAGCGTGCTGAGCCGGCCAGACTGGCACGGCCGCCTGCTCCACGGCTCGGACTACCCGCTGCCCGGCGTCGGCCCGCTCTACCGCCTGGGCAGCCTGGTGCGGGCGGGGCTGCTGGACGAAGCGCAGCAGCCTTTTCTGGAGCAGCTGCGCGAGCACAACCCGCTGCTGTTCGATCTGCTTTTGAAGAAGTCGGTTCGGTGGCGAGGCCAGGGCCTGCGCACGGAAGTCTTTCACTCGCGCCGCCATTTTGAGCATGGAGGCTGA